A window of Alicyclobacillus vulcanalis contains these coding sequences:
- a CDS encoding VOC family protein, whose protein sequence is MASEPCYDIAHLGHVELLTPKIEESCAFFRDILGMEEVERESNSVYLRCMGDYEMYSLILTDADRAGVGQTALRTTSEAALERRIRALEEAGVPGRWVAQSVGHGPAYQFQGPDGHLYELYYETTRYMPPDHLRPFHKNQPQKFTGRGVGVKTLDHINFLSSNAERDGDFVEAVLGLKLTEQIRLDNGIRPGVWYRAMNKSYDVVYTLDATGARGRLHHIAFRVDTNESIWRAADLFVDHGVYIEFAPSKHAINQTYFVYVYEPGGNRIEVCSGGYLVLAPDWEPITWTEAERARGQAWGNKTVESFHHYGTPVV, encoded by the coding sequence ATGGCGAGTGAGCCCTGTTACGACATCGCGCACCTCGGGCATGTGGAGCTTCTGACGCCGAAGATCGAGGAGAGCTGTGCCTTCTTCCGAGACATTCTGGGAATGGAAGAGGTGGAGCGAGAGAGCAACTCCGTGTATCTGAGGTGCATGGGCGATTACGAGATGTACTCGCTCATCCTGACCGACGCGGATCGAGCGGGAGTGGGCCAGACGGCGCTGCGAACGACCAGCGAGGCCGCCCTCGAACGGCGTATCCGTGCGCTCGAGGAGGCGGGTGTGCCAGGCAGGTGGGTGGCGCAAAGCGTGGGCCACGGGCCGGCGTACCAATTTCAAGGCCCGGACGGACATCTTTATGAGCTCTACTATGAGACCACCCGCTATATGCCGCCGGATCACTTGCGCCCGTTTCACAAGAACCAACCGCAGAAGTTCACCGGTCGGGGCGTCGGCGTGAAAACGCTCGATCACATCAACTTTCTGTCTTCGAACGCCGAGCGAGACGGGGACTTTGTGGAAGCCGTACTCGGGCTGAAGCTCACGGAGCAAATCCGCCTCGACAACGGCATCAGGCCAGGGGTCTGGTATCGCGCCATGAATAAGTCGTACGATGTCGTGTACACGCTCGATGCCACCGGCGCGCGCGGTCGATTGCATCACATTGCGTTTCGCGTCGATACGAACGAAAGCATCTGGCGGGCGGCCGACCTGTTTGTCGATCACGGCGTGTACATCGAGTTTGCGCCGAGCAAGCACGCCATCAACCAGACCTACTTCGTCTACGTCTATGAGCCGGGCGGGAACCGGATTGAAGTGTGCTCGGGCGGCTATCTCGTTCTTGCCCCTGACTGGGAGCCCATCACGTGGACGGAGGCGGAGCGGGCGCGCGGTCAAGCCTGGGGCAACAAGACGGTGGAAAGCTTTCACCACTACGGCACGCCTGTGGTATAA
- a CDS encoding GntR family transcriptional regulator — MEVSSQGYTEEECYRRLRNAIIDGTLMPSQRLVEMDLARWLGASRATIRTVLARLEQDGLVERERYRGARVRHVSHDEAVEILEVRMALECLIARYAALRATDEDVAKLEDILAWMRRHYEGQDLLSYSDGNAKLHRCIAEISRHHTARRLLDTLNSQSVRYQYRTILAPNRSRASMEEHEAIVRAIRARNPDVAEQTMRIHLSRVCDTLREMRQGF; from the coding sequence GTGGAAGTCTCGAGCCAGGGTTACACGGAGGAAGAGTGTTATCGGCGTCTGCGCAACGCCATCATTGACGGGACACTGATGCCGTCGCAGCGGCTCGTCGAAATGGACCTGGCAAGGTGGCTGGGGGCCAGCCGTGCGACCATTCGCACGGTGCTCGCGCGCCTTGAGCAGGACGGGCTCGTGGAACGGGAGCGCTACCGCGGCGCGCGCGTCCGCCACGTGTCGCACGACGAGGCTGTCGAAATCTTGGAAGTCCGCATGGCGCTCGAATGCCTGATTGCGCGGTACGCCGCCCTTCGTGCCACAGATGAGGATGTCGCAAAATTGGAGGACATCCTGGCTTGGATGCGTCGACATTACGAGGGGCAAGACCTCTTGTCGTACTCGGATGGAAACGCCAAGCTTCATCGCTGCATTGCGGAAATATCGAGACATCACACGGCGCGGAGGCTTCTGGATACCCTGAACTCCCAGAGCGTGCGCTATCAGTATCGCACCATTTTGGCCCCGAACCGGTCTCGCGCATCGATGGAAGAGCATGAAGCCATCGTGCGGGCCATTCGGGCTCGCAATCCCGACGTCGCCGAACAGACCATGCGCATTCACTTGAGCCGCGTTTGTGACACCCTGCGCGAGATGCGCCAGGGGTTTTAG
- a CDS encoding DUF6282 family protein produces MAQTQQLVSVLQGLYDLHVHVWPDLVERSIDDVSLARKFHDLGWSGFTLKSHYFPTVERAKVVSSVVEGVDVVGALVLNHAVGGLNPVAVDLAGRAGARIVWLPTVDAANESPEHQAARGQSHLPFWARIQAEIREEGIGFEPISVFDHRGGLREDLTQCLERIRRYDMVLATGHLARDEIFAVVEHAKALGLTKIVVTHALFPSEALSIDDQVQLARLGATIEHCYTTFYTNKCDWDTLYEAIRAVGPEHTLLSTDLGQKSNPGVVEGILDFSQRLLDAGFSPDALRTMWVDNPRRLIGVNA; encoded by the coding sequence GTGGCGCAAACGCAACAGCTCGTTTCGGTCTTGCAGGGCCTGTATGACTTGCACGTGCATGTGTGGCCAGACCTCGTGGAGCGCAGCATTGACGACGTATCCCTCGCACGCAAGTTCCACGATCTGGGGTGGTCGGGCTTCACCCTGAAATCTCACTACTTCCCGACCGTTGAGCGGGCGAAGGTCGTGTCGTCCGTGGTGGAAGGTGTCGACGTGGTGGGCGCTCTGGTGCTCAATCACGCCGTGGGCGGGCTCAACCCGGTAGCCGTCGATCTCGCCGGACGCGCCGGCGCGCGCATCGTCTGGCTGCCGACGGTCGATGCGGCCAACGAAAGCCCTGAGCACCAGGCGGCCCGAGGCCAATCCCATCTGCCCTTTTGGGCCCGCATCCAAGCCGAAATTCGTGAAGAAGGCATCGGCTTCGAACCCATCTCGGTGTTCGACCACAGGGGTGGACTGCGCGAGGATCTCACGCAGTGCCTCGAGCGCATTCGCCGCTATGACATGGTGCTTGCGACCGGGCATCTCGCTCGCGACGAAATTTTCGCCGTGGTGGAACACGCCAAAGCCCTCGGTCTCACCAAAATCGTCGTCACGCACGCGCTCTTTCCGTCCGAAGCGCTCTCCATCGACGATCAGGTCCAACTTGCCCGGCTCGGCGCCACCATCGAACACTGCTACACGACCTTTTACACCAACAAGTGCGATTGGGACACGCTGTACGAGGCCATTCGTGCCGTTGGACCGGAACACACGCTGCTTTCGACCGATCTCGGCCAGAAATCGAACCCTGGCGTGGTGGAGGGAATCCTCGACTTCTCGCAGCGCCTCTTGGATGCGGGGTTTTCTCCTGATGCCCTTCGGACGATGTGGGTGGACAACCCGCGCCGGCTCATCGGCGTCAACGCGTAA
- a CDS encoding PIG-L deacetylase family protein — MADKGCLMVISAHAADFVWRAGGAIALYSGRGWKVRVLCLTFGERGESASLWKAGKSLDEIKRTRREEAERAAEILGAEIRFLDVGDYPIEVTPALRDTLVQEFRQHQPDILLTHTFLDPYNADHPRTAELVRETRILAQAHGYPSEDPPIGAPQLYSFEPHQPEQCQFRIDLLLDITPVFEQKRKAMECMQAQEHLWAYYTDVAKRRGVQAGRNSGQKIVYAEAYQRVFPSVGGAFV, encoded by the coding sequence ATGGCAGACAAGGGTTGCCTGATGGTCATCAGCGCGCACGCCGCCGACTTCGTGTGGCGCGCTGGAGGTGCCATCGCGCTGTACAGCGGCCGCGGATGGAAGGTTCGCGTGCTCTGTCTGACGTTCGGTGAGCGGGGTGAATCGGCGAGCCTGTGGAAAGCCGGAAAGTCGTTGGACGAGATCAAGCGCACGCGCCGCGAAGAAGCTGAGCGCGCCGCGGAGATTTTGGGCGCGGAGATTCGCTTTTTGGATGTTGGCGACTATCCGATTGAGGTCACTCCGGCGCTGCGAGATACCCTCGTGCAGGAATTTCGCCAGCATCAACCCGACATTCTTCTGACGCACACCTTCTTGGATCCCTACAATGCGGACCATCCACGCACCGCGGAGCTCGTGCGCGAAACGCGCATCCTCGCTCAGGCGCACGGCTATCCATCTGAGGATCCGCCGATCGGCGCGCCGCAGCTCTATTCCTTCGAACCTCATCAGCCAGAACAATGCCAGTTTCGCATCGACCTGCTGCTCGATATCACGCCGGTTTTTGAGCAGAAGCGAAAGGCGATGGAATGCATGCAGGCCCAGGAGCATTTGTGGGCGTACTACACGGACGTCGCCAAGCGCAGAGGGGTGCAGGCCGGTCGCAATTCGGGACAAAAGATCGTCTATGCCGAGGCGTATCAGCGCGTCTTCCCGTCCGTCGGGGGTGCGTTTGTATGA
- a CDS encoding 4-carboxy-4-hydroxy-2-oxoadipate aldolase/oxaloacetate decarboxylase → MKPVIVTNIERPDRALVEQVGAYSVATLHEAMGRTGLMLPYMRPVYRGARAFGTAVTVLCHPGDNLMIHASVEVCQPGDLLVVTTTSPSTDGMFGELLATSLKAHGVAGLVIEAGVRDVEELESMGFPVWSRAISAQGTVKATPGSVNVPVVCAGTLVEPGDIVVADADGVVCVPKARAEEVVQRAKARVEREAATRSRLAAGELGLDIYGLRDQLKDLGVTWV, encoded by the coding sequence ATGAAGCCCGTCATTGTAACGAACATCGAGCGGCCGGATCGTGCACTCGTCGAGCAGGTCGGCGCTTACTCCGTCGCGACCTTGCACGAGGCGATGGGACGGACTGGGTTGATGCTGCCCTACATGCGGCCCGTGTACCGTGGTGCGCGCGCGTTCGGAACGGCCGTAACCGTGCTGTGTCACCCCGGCGACAATCTGATGATTCATGCAAGCGTGGAGGTTTGTCAGCCTGGCGATTTGCTCGTGGTCACCACCACGTCGCCCAGCACGGACGGGATGTTTGGCGAACTGCTCGCCACTTCGCTCAAGGCGCACGGGGTCGCTGGACTCGTGATTGAAGCGGGTGTGCGCGACGTCGAAGAGCTTGAATCGATGGGCTTTCCCGTGTGGTCGCGGGCCATCTCGGCCCAGGGCACAGTCAAAGCCACGCCTGGATCCGTCAATGTTCCGGTGGTCTGCGCGGGCACCCTCGTGGAACCTGGCGACATCGTGGTGGCGGATGCGGACGGGGTGGTCTGTGTCCCCAAGGCGCGCGCGGAAGAGGTGGTCCAACGCGCGAAAGCTCGGGTGGAAAGGGAAGCGGCGACTCGGTCTCGCTTGGCCGCCGGCGAGCTCGGGCTCGACATCTACGGTCTGCGGGACCAGTTGAAAGACCTGGGCGTGACGTGGGTCTGA
- a CDS encoding NAD(P)-dependent oxidoreductase yields MNIGFVGFGEAASAIAAGLRQAGAGDMMAYDAAPVEAWKSRAERLGVVPAESLADVAAACDVIFSLVTAQAAVPVAQEAAPHLRENALYADFNSCSPSVKRAVGDIVKGVRPSVRYAAVAVMSAVKPLGHRVPLVVDGDGASALAALLRPYGCQVEVLQGEVGGAALLKMCRSAVLKGLEALFLEALSAAETMGLTERVLDSLDASFPAHRLRELAMYLIERNREHAKRRAHELSEVSETLRSIGFEPAVAEGGYRRLARAAEVLENLPDRPKDAKAWLQALADAETKRHAENGS; encoded by the coding sequence ATGAACATCGGATTCGTAGGGTTCGGTGAGGCAGCGAGCGCGATCGCGGCGGGGCTCCGTCAAGCTGGGGCAGGCGACATGATGGCGTACGACGCGGCGCCGGTTGAGGCATGGAAGTCCCGCGCCGAGCGCCTGGGCGTTGTGCCCGCCGAAAGCCTCGCCGATGTCGCGGCGGCCTGTGACGTGATTTTTTCGCTGGTGACGGCGCAGGCCGCCGTTCCGGTGGCACAGGAGGCTGCACCGCACCTGCGCGAGAACGCGCTGTACGCAGACTTCAACTCATGTTCGCCGTCGGTCAAGCGCGCGGTGGGGGACATCGTCAAGGGCGTTCGTCCCTCCGTCCGCTATGCGGCGGTGGCCGTGATGTCCGCCGTCAAGCCGCTTGGGCACCGCGTGCCGCTCGTCGTGGACGGAGATGGGGCTTCGGCCCTCGCGGCCCTGCTCAGGCCGTACGGCTGTCAGGTAGAAGTGTTGCAAGGCGAAGTCGGTGGGGCGGCGCTCTTGAAGATGTGCCGTTCGGCCGTGTTGAAGGGCCTCGAGGCCTTGTTTCTCGAGGCCCTGTCCGCCGCAGAAACGATGGGGCTCACGGAGCGCGTCCTGGATTCGCTGGACGCTTCCTTTCCCGCACACCGCCTTCGCGAATTGGCGATGTATCTCATCGAGCGAAATCGCGAGCATGCGAAACGTCGGGCCCACGAGTTGAGCGAGGTCAGCGAGACCCTTAGGTCGATCGGCTTTGAGCCGGCGGTGGCCGAAGGGGGATACCGCCGCCTCGCTCGAGCGGCGGAAGTGTTGGAAAACTTGCCGGATCGGCCAAAAGACGCGAAGGCGTGGCTCCAGGCTCTGGCTGATGCCGAAACCAAGCGACACGCAGAAAACGGGAGCTAA
- the glpX gene encoding class II fructose-bisphosphatase, producing MDRELALELVRVTEAAALAASRWVGRGDADGADGAATEAMRNMFRTVEIRGVVVIGEGEMDEAPMLAQGEEVGTGRGPRVDVAVDPIEGTSMVAKMLPNALSVAAIAPRGHLLKAPDMYMEKLACGPRLRGILSLDDPLETTLRKAAEALGKPLSELSVAMLERDRHKAHLEVARRLGVRLKLLNAGDVLGCIATALPRGGTDLYIGSGGAPEGVLAAVALRCLGGDFQGRLMPQTPEQRERCQQLGLDVAKTLTLSDLAGDDDAIFAATGITDGDWLEGVRREGDYLHTHSVVMRVRTGTVRHVNAIHYRPLEMRLAQTV from the coding sequence ATGGATCGGGAGCTTGCTCTCGAACTCGTTCGCGTCACGGAGGCGGCCGCGCTCGCTGCGAGCAGGTGGGTCGGCCGAGGAGACGCGGATGGCGCTGATGGTGCAGCCACCGAGGCCATGCGCAATATGTTTCGCACCGTCGAGATTCGCGGTGTCGTCGTGATCGGCGAAGGCGAGATGGACGAGGCGCCCATGCTCGCCCAGGGGGAAGAGGTTGGCACAGGACGCGGGCCGCGCGTCGATGTGGCCGTGGATCCTATCGAAGGTACGTCGATGGTCGCCAAGATGCTGCCGAACGCCCTTTCGGTCGCGGCCATTGCCCCACGAGGACATTTGTTGAAAGCCCCGGACATGTACATGGAAAAGCTCGCGTGCGGCCCTCGACTGCGCGGCATCCTGTCCCTCGACGATCCGCTCGAGACAACGTTGCGCAAGGCGGCAGAAGCGCTCGGCAAGCCTCTCTCAGAACTGTCGGTGGCCATGCTGGAGCGGGATCGCCACAAAGCCCACCTTGAGGTGGCCAGGCGCCTCGGGGTGAGGTTGAAGCTGCTGAACGCGGGCGACGTGCTCGGATGTATTGCGACGGCCCTGCCCCGCGGCGGCACGGATCTGTACATCGGCTCCGGCGGCGCTCCGGAGGGTGTCCTCGCTGCGGTCGCCCTGCGCTGCCTTGGCGGCGACTTCCAAGGGCGCTTGATGCCGCAGACTCCCGAGCAGCGCGAGCGCTGCCAACAACTCGGCCTCGACGTTGCCAAGACCCTCACGCTGTCCGATCTCGCCGGCGACGATGACGCCATCTTCGCGGCGACCGGCATCACGGACGGCGATTGGCTCGAGGGCGTGCGCCGAGAGGGCGATTACTTGCACACGCACTCCGTCGTGATGCGAGTTCGCACCGGCACGGTCCGCCACGTCAATGCGATTCATTATCGGCCGCTCGAGATGCGGCTTGCGCAGACGGTGTGA
- the ppdK gene encoding pyruvate, phosphate dikinase produces the protein MAQVQDVSQNQVTAARWVYAFDQADPKNRTLLGGKGANLAQMVQWGFPVPPGFTITTEACNEYWARGGAFPDGLLDEVGLAVLRLERTSGKRFGDAFQPLLVSVRSGAPVSMPGMMDTILNLGLNDLTVRALANQSQDPAFAYDSYRRLIQMFANVVFNVSLEPFEHALRAAKAKHGVERDRDLPVDAWKELVATYLKLFAEHVGQPFPQDVNVQLELAIEAVFRSWRSPRAIVYRKAHGIPETLGTAVNVQAMVFGNMGDDSGTGVIFTRHPSTGEPVLFGEFLANAQGEDVVAGIRTPQPIADLAHTMPSVYESLVALAKQLETRFRDMQDVEFTVERGKLYVLQTRSGKRTAQAAVRIAIDMLHEGLIQPEEALLRVDAQHLRQLLHRRLQGTEQLPVFAKGLPASPGASVGRIVLDADTAVEWAQRGEKVVLVRPETTPEDIHGVLAAEGVVTTHGGMTSHAAVVARGIGKPAVCGCDGVHIDFETRSVESNGTVLKEGDVISVDGGTGTVYVGEAQMEEAKMAEELQELLAIADEVRRLKVRANADTPEDAKRAREFGAEGIGLCRTEHMFLSPDRVPLVQRMILATTSSERQEALAKLLPLQVSDFTAIFEAMDGLPVTIRLLDPPLHEFLPREDELEERLEALRAKGAPEDEIAQTEQLLRQARYLREANPMMGLRGSRLGIVYPEIYDMQMEAIMTAAAQAKRRGIRVELEVMLPLIGSPKELRVLRERMEEIAKRTMEREGVEMEYRIGTMIEVPRAALTADQIAEDAQFFSFGTNDLTQMTFAFSRDDAEGKFLSVYLDREILPHNPFETLDTEGVGKLIQWAVEAGRRRRPDLKTGVCGEHGGDPASIAFCEEIGLDYVSCSPFRIPVARIAAAQAAVRKRMTG, from the coding sequence ATGGCGCAGGTGCAGGATGTCTCGCAAAACCAGGTCACCGCGGCCCGCTGGGTGTATGCCTTTGATCAAGCGGATCCGAAAAATCGGACCCTGTTGGGTGGCAAAGGCGCCAATCTGGCGCAGATGGTGCAGTGGGGATTTCCGGTGCCTCCCGGATTCACCATCACGACCGAGGCGTGTAATGAGTACTGGGCGCGGGGCGGCGCGTTCCCCGATGGACTTCTCGACGAGGTCGGACTGGCCGTTTTGCGTCTGGAACGGACCTCTGGAAAGCGCTTTGGCGACGCGTTTCAGCCGCTCCTCGTGTCCGTGCGGTCGGGCGCACCCGTATCGATGCCGGGCATGATGGATACGATTTTGAACCTTGGTCTGAACGACTTGACCGTCAGGGCGCTCGCGAATCAGTCGCAGGACCCTGCGTTTGCCTATGACTCTTATCGCCGTCTCATTCAGATGTTTGCGAATGTCGTGTTCAACGTGTCGCTCGAGCCGTTCGAACACGCGTTGCGCGCCGCCAAGGCGAAACACGGCGTCGAGCGCGATCGCGACCTTCCTGTCGATGCTTGGAAGGAACTCGTGGCGACCTATTTGAAGTTGTTCGCGGAACACGTCGGGCAGCCGTTCCCGCAGGACGTGAATGTGCAGCTCGAACTGGCCATCGAGGCGGTCTTCCGCTCCTGGAGGAGCCCGCGGGCCATCGTGTACCGCAAGGCGCACGGCATACCCGAGACGCTCGGGACGGCCGTGAACGTGCAGGCGATGGTCTTTGGCAACATGGGCGATGACAGCGGCACGGGCGTCATCTTCACGCGCCACCCGTCGACGGGTGAACCGGTGTTGTTCGGCGAGTTCCTCGCCAACGCCCAGGGAGAGGACGTCGTGGCCGGGATTCGGACGCCGCAGCCGATCGCGGATCTCGCGCACACGATGCCGTCCGTGTACGAGTCTCTCGTGGCGCTCGCCAAACAGCTGGAAACGCGTTTCCGCGATATGCAGGACGTCGAATTCACGGTCGAGCGCGGCAAACTGTACGTGCTTCAGACGCGGAGCGGCAAGCGCACGGCTCAGGCGGCGGTCCGCATCGCCATCGACATGTTGCACGAAGGCTTAATCCAGCCGGAGGAGGCGCTCCTGCGCGTCGACGCGCAACACCTGCGCCAGCTTTTGCACAGGCGGCTGCAGGGGACCGAACAGCTTCCGGTGTTTGCGAAGGGCCTTCCGGCGTCGCCGGGCGCAAGTGTCGGGCGGATCGTCCTCGACGCGGACACGGCGGTCGAATGGGCGCAGCGCGGCGAAAAGGTGGTGCTGGTGCGCCCAGAGACGACGCCCGAGGACATCCACGGCGTGCTGGCCGCAGAGGGTGTCGTGACCACGCACGGCGGCATGACGAGCCACGCGGCCGTGGTGGCCCGCGGCATTGGCAAGCCGGCGGTGTGTGGCTGCGACGGCGTGCACATCGATTTCGAGACGCGCTCGGTGGAGTCCAATGGCACGGTGCTGAAGGAAGGCGACGTCATCTCGGTGGATGGTGGCACGGGCACGGTGTACGTCGGGGAGGCGCAGATGGAGGAGGCCAAGATGGCCGAGGAGCTGCAGGAGCTGCTCGCCATCGCAGACGAGGTACGCCGCCTCAAGGTGCGGGCCAATGCGGACACGCCGGAAGACGCCAAGCGGGCCCGGGAGTTTGGCGCGGAAGGCATCGGCCTTTGCCGCACGGAGCACATGTTCCTCTCGCCCGATCGCGTCCCTCTCGTGCAGCGCATGATTCTCGCCACGACGTCGTCCGAGCGCCAGGAGGCGCTGGCGAAGCTTCTGCCGCTGCAGGTTTCGGATTTCACGGCCATTTTCGAAGCGATGGACGGCCTGCCGGTGACCATCCGATTGCTCGATCCTCCGCTCCACGAGTTTTTGCCTCGGGAAGACGAACTGGAGGAGAGGCTGGAAGCGCTGCGCGCGAAGGGGGCGCCCGAGGACGAGATCGCGCAGACGGAACAACTGCTCCGGCAAGCCCGCTACTTGCGCGAGGCGAATCCCATGATGGGGCTTCGAGGTTCGCGCTTGGGTATCGTCTATCCGGAGATTTACGACATGCAGATGGAAGCCATCATGACGGCGGCCGCGCAGGCCAAGCGGCGCGGTATCCGCGTGGAGCTTGAAGTCATGCTGCCGCTCATCGGATCGCCCAAGGAGCTTCGCGTGCTGCGCGAGCGCATGGAAGAGATCGCAAAGCGGACGATGGAGCGCGAGGGTGTCGAGATGGAGTACCGGATCGGGACGATGATCGAGGTCCCGCGTGCGGCGCTCACGGCCGATCAGATTGCGGAAGACGCGCAGTTCTTCTCGTTTGGTACCAACGACTTGACGCAGATGACCTTCGCGTTCAGCCGGGACGACGCGGAAGGCAAGTTCCTCAGCGTCTACTTGGACCGCGAGATCCTGCCGCACAATCCGTTTGAGACGCTCGACACGGAGGGAGTCGGCAAGCTCATCCAGTGGGCTGTCGAAGCAGGGCGCAGGCGCCGGCCCGATCTCAAGACCGGCGTGTGCGGCGAACACGGCGGCGATCCGGCCTCCATCGCGTTCTGCGAGGAGATTGGGCTCGACTATGTCAGCTGTTCGCCCTTCCGAATTCCCGTCGCCCGCATCGCGGCGGCGCAGGCGGCCGTGCGCAAGCGCATGACCGGTTGA
- a CDS encoding helix-turn-helix transcriptional regulator, translating to MYNRDARDHVRGQAAESPPGRLLLGERPIELTPRQKEILRLVRAHQPITGDQIAELLGVSRPTIRSDLSLLVMLGQLDAKPRVGYFLAEPAESPAPVPWRDLRVREVQSLPVIVRETTTVHDAVITMFLEDVGGLIVADEEGRLQGVVSRKDLLKFTLGNASATSLPVGMIMTRYPHIETVTPEDRVVDAAKRMIEYKVDSLPVVEPSSGDGQPPIVVGRITKTTLARLVAEWGTSWS from the coding sequence ATGTACAATAGAGACGCTCGCGATCACGTTCGCGGCCAGGCGGCCGAATCGCCGCCTGGCCGCCTGTTGCTGGGGGAGAGGCCCATCGAACTCACACCTCGTCAGAAGGAAATTCTTCGCCTTGTGCGGGCGCATCAGCCCATCACGGGAGATCAAATTGCGGAACTGTTGGGCGTCAGCCGTCCGACGATTCGCTCGGATTTGTCTCTGCTGGTGATGCTGGGCCAACTCGACGCGAAGCCCCGGGTGGGTTATTTTCTCGCGGAACCGGCGGAATCGCCGGCGCCCGTGCCGTGGCGCGATCTGCGCGTGCGCGAGGTCCAGTCTCTGCCGGTCATCGTTCGGGAGACGACCACGGTGCACGACGCCGTGATCACGATGTTCTTGGAAGACGTGGGGGGACTGATCGTCGCGGACGAGGAGGGGCGCTTGCAGGGCGTCGTCTCGCGCAAAGACCTGCTCAAATTCACCTTGGGGAATGCCAGCGCCACCTCGCTCCCCGTGGGCATGATCATGACGCGATATCCGCACATCGAAACGGTGACGCCAGAGGATCGAGTGGTCGACGCGGCGAAGCGGATGATCGAGTACAAGGTCGACAGCCTGCCCGTCGTGGAGCCCTCGAGCGGAGACGGCCAGCCGCCGATTGTGGTCGGTCGGATTACCAAAACGACGCTGGCGCGCCTGGTGGCAGAATGGGGGACCAGCTGGTCATGA
- a CDS encoding pyruvate, water dikinase regulatory protein, producing the protein MGDQLVMSDANVQDTRTIYICSDSLGDTAEAVVHAVIHQFDMRRVKIVRYAQVRTEDEIREIVETAKQTGGFIAYTLVQPELREMMKMESIRLGVRVVDIMGPMMQAFIDTFHDHPKQKPGLLHVLNEDYFRRVDAIEFAVKADDGRDPRALLQADVVLIGVSRTSKTPVSIFLAHKGLRVANLPLVPEVKPPAELYQVPRSRIVGLTMGAEQMMRIRSQRLKHMGLPVLAQYADRKRIEEELLYAESIVRDLGCPLIDVTDRAIEETAQRILELVSRHRDSEGRRQP; encoded by the coding sequence ATGGGGGACCAGCTGGTCATGAGCGACGCAAATGTTCAGGATACGCGCACGATTTACATCTGCTCCGATTCACTCGGAGACACCGCCGAGGCCGTGGTGCACGCGGTCATCCATCAGTTCGATATGCGGCGCGTGAAAATTGTGCGGTACGCACAGGTGCGGACGGAAGACGAGATCCGCGAAATCGTGGAGACGGCGAAGCAAACCGGCGGGTTCATCGCGTACACCCTCGTCCAACCGGAGCTTCGCGAGATGATGAAGATGGAGAGCATTCGGCTCGGCGTGCGCGTGGTCGACATCATGGGCCCCATGATGCAGGCGTTCATCGACACGTTCCACGATCACCCGAAGCAAAAACCGGGACTGCTGCATGTCCTCAACGAAGACTACTTCCGGCGCGTCGACGCGATCGAATTTGCCGTCAAAGCGGATGACGGGCGCGATCCGCGGGCCCTGCTCCAGGCCGACGTGGTGCTCATCGGCGTGTCGCGCACCTCCAAGACGCCCGTCAGCATTTTTCTTGCCCACAAGGGGCTTCGCGTGGCGAATCTTCCTCTCGTTCCGGAAGTCAAGCCGCCCGCGGAGCTGTACCAGGTGCCGCGATCGCGCATTGTGGGCCTGACGATGGGCGCGGAGCAGATGATGCGCATTCGCAGTCAGCGCCTGAAGCACATGGGCTTGCCGGTGCTCGCGCAGTACGCCGACCGGAAGCGCATTGAGGAGGAATTGCTCTACGCCGAGTCCATTGTGCGCGATCTCGGCTGTCCGCTGATCGACGTGACGGACCGCGCGATTGAGGAGACGGCCCAACGCATCCTGGAGCTGGTCTCCAGGCATCGGGACAGCGAAGGGCGAAGGCAGCCCTGA